The following nucleotide sequence is from Aedes aegypti strain LVP_AGWG chromosome 3, AaegL5.0 Primary Assembly, whole genome shotgun sequence.
tttacatattctgctTGTACGCAAATAAATGAGCCAGAACTTAACGTTTCATAATTCTGCTTGCTTTTACAGCCAGATTATTGTTTTATTTGCGTTTCCCCCTTTTTTCTCTAGCATCTCGTCAAAAAGACGAGTACCCGATTAACCAATGTTACAATTTCTGTGTAGATCTTTGTCCAGCGATGGTAATGTCCACCGATTCAAAACACAccgatatcgatcgctatcggaAATCATTGACTGGTTGACCTGGTAGGCATTTGAATAGACCTTTtccgtgaaaaaaaatcattggctttatgctttctgtcaatttactcaataaactttcctaaggaaccgatatgttttggagccttcaactattagaaaacaatgaaaaatttgCGGCACGTTAGTTACCCCTTCGGTCTCCTACAGTTGGTTTCACCTCGaaaaatgcagacccctttttcccctatagTTTTACTACctcgttgtggtgaatttatgatcagctggcatgaccatatggtttatgttttcattcatcacGATTCCTTCACGATTCCTTAAGTCTCCGTAATCACCGCGGAAACCACCTtcacggtggtaggtcatttggcatgaagtcgtttggcataacggtcgtttggcataatagtcgtttggcataatgagtctgaaaccaagaatttcttaagatgagattcgtttttacgtttcttttgaatctttctgatgacatcaggcttgttgtggagtcaataattgacaataattgatacaaaatgtcactttattctacaatcatatgctcttgaataaactaaagcatattaggaaagttattgtcaataatattttataatttatgcagaaattacctttctttcaaatattaattcttctttcgagttccgctattggaataattttttgcactgaagattttgatagatttagcaataatttacccttctttcaaacattggatttattttttatatatgatgtaaccaaattataggcataaaaactgttgatttgaaattgaaataaatttcaccttcttttatacataggctatGATTTCGTTGTTCCCAACTGACAAAATGGCAGCAAtagataacattgatctgctcaagttatcagcgaaaagagaaatcgattactggagttactttgatgggttgtcCTACTTTCCCcgtaatgtcggttccccgaatgtcgttaccccgaacgccagtatCCCGAATACCAGTTCCCAGAATATCCCGCTTCACCAAAaagtccacttccccgaaaagtttgtgtTACTCATACTTGTTGTAACTTCAAACATTTCAGgttggtgaacgaactggccatttgatatgcacccttctttatttaattggcggttctttcgagttttaccgtcctcaatatttttgccaacatgtgtatagccaagaatgacagaatacctgcttcttttgattgcttatcgttcttgctcgttcaccttcctcaatcattatgccaaacgaccattatgccaaacggccattatgccaaacgaccattatgccaaacgaacattatgccaaacgactttatgccaaacggctttatgccaaacgaccttttgccaaacgactttatgccaagcGGGGTACAATCCACCTTCACCGCTTCGGTCGGTTATGACCGCATCCGGCGAACACTACACGAttctgtaacgcaaggattgtagtcAACAGATGTCTGATCTCTCTGTTTTgtgccgacgaggattgaatAAGCCGGAAGATTCCTGACTTGAGTAATTTGAGGTTAGTTTCGTTGGCCGTCCTGTTTGGTgcgccctgaccgggatcacggtcagtttgagccgcacctgatttgacgtttccaaaagttaacaagcatcccaatgcaggggtggaatcgaaaaactggTTGAAAAATCACCACGttgatacccatagggttgaaccaACAGTGCCGCATCCCGAattacttttcaaaatgtggtgagtatccatgttttcaaaaattcataggaattaaaaaaaataaaaaaaattaggaGTTCATATAAACAAAATCGGAAAGCGTTAGTATACAATAAaaatattgcggcgcttatattaaatccacatccagcggcggtggtaacgcgcagaagatatgcgcgcaattcaaacgcaacgtcaaaattcaagtaggcttggattttttcgtgcttcaaggacacaaatgtttcaaatttgctatatctgaaacatttattgattttcattatcactgcgacggtatatcgacattttcagataatcgcattacgtggatttatcttgcagagcacaataattgtctttcaaagaaaaatacaaaaactgggggttagatctgacaAAAATGACCTATTGGACGGGCCATCAACCAGCGTAAGTTTTTTTCGGTAGCGTGTCGTAAGTAGCGTGGTTTCGTCGTTTTtcaaaaacggaaaattttgcgaaaatggaAATGGAGGAAGATCGGACGCAGCGAACGTCGACGggacaaatttttcaaattggagtTTCCTGATGGAGTCGTACCTGGAAAAGTTGGGTTTGCTTCATTGCATCGAGAAGACTCTGGAAAAAGATTTTTTCCCCAGCGGACCAAGCGGAAACAAGAAGACTCCAAATGCAAGTCAATCCTGATCCACAAAATCGAGGATTCCCATTTAGAGTACATTGGCGAAAAAAGTTCCCTAGAGCGATTTGGACCCCGCTGTAGCATACGTTCGAGCGGAAAGGAGCTTCGGACGTGTTCTACCTTCTGAAACAACTTGCCGGAATGAAGCACGACGAGAGACGAACAATGGAGGAGCACATCCTAGAAATTAAATTCGACAACCGAAAGTTTGTGTTCAAGTGCCACGCTTGCAGAAAGCCAGAACACAAGCGAGTGAATTGTccagaaaacatgaaaaatgaacaccCTGCATCGAAACCGAAAAACGTGGCGGAATCTGGCGGTGACATGGCCTTCATGACGGTTGACGGTGACCCACCCGGAGTAAAATTTCCTTGGATATTATAAAGTGGCACAAGGTAAGCGACAAAAGTTTTTTGCAAAATGTGCGCACGTTGGTTACGCCTATCGTCATTAACGTCGCCAAGATGCGGTTCGGAAGCCAAATGTGTTCAGACTGCGTGTCTTCGGAAGCAACATCTATTGTCACGTGCCCAAGGAGAAGCTCGATGCGAAAAATCAagtgtgttgcttggttggttACGGAATCAACGGATATCGTGTGTGGGACCCCGTTCGATGGAAGATCGTCATCGCACGGGACGTAGTCATCGATAAATTGAAAGCCAAACGATCATATGTTACCCGACGTCAACTCATTTGGATGCTTATTTGAAGTTTGAGAGGAAAAACGATGGCGACGAAGCGACCCAATATCCATACCGGGAGCTAGTAGGTTGTTTGACCTATTTGATGCTATCAACTCGTCCCGATATTAGCATCGTGGTGAACACGAGTCGGTTCCAAAGTGGTGCAACCCATGTGCATTGGAGCCATTTGAAACGCGTGTTGCGGTATCTCCAAGGTACCAAGCACCTTTCATTGGAATTTTGACGTGACGCTTGAGCCGATTCACTCATTGGATTTGCAGACACTGATTGCGGTAGTGACATGGACGACTGTCGCTCAACAAGTGGTTAAGTGTTCCAAGTCGATGGTAACACTGTGTCGTGGACAACAAAGAACAACGGTCTTTTTGTCATCAACAGAAGCGGAATATGTATCCCTAAGCCAGTCATCGTGTGAAGCAATTTGGTTGCAAAATCTGCCCACCAAGCTTGGAGTCACCATGAGAACCCCTTTGGTGATTTACGAGGACAACCAGTCCTACATACACATCGCCGAAGAGCCACGCGACCAGAAACGGATGAAGCATCTGGATATACGTTACAACTTCATCAGAGAATGTGTCCAAAACAACGTCATCAAGTTGAAGTACAACCCGACTGGAGACCAACTGGCGAGAAAGTAGAATAAATTAGTAGATCAGTTTCAAATATGCTCTGACAATGGgccatgaaaaattttaattctatTATATATACCACCCGTGACTTTGTTTTCTTGGGCATATAGTAtaatcgtgcctgccacacgatatacgaatgcaaaaatagcaactttggcaaagtaagctctcagttaataactgtggaaatgctcataagagcacaaagctaagaagcaggctctgtcccagtgaggacgtaatgccagaagaaCCACCCGTACACTTCAACTCTTTCTCTTTCTTTAATAAATCTTGTACTAGTTAACATCGTGTTTCTTATCAATAATTTATATTGTTTAAAGTTACGTATGCTGTTTggataaaaaagaaaattctttCACCGAATGGGTCAAGGAATTTTCCACAGAGAGTccaatttgaaatgacatttctactccactccgtactgcgatcaaagaaaaaagaTTTCCTTGATTACTTCAGGCAAGTGAACTCCCTCTCattgagataggcgattacatttcttttcaacagcaAATCAGCCTTAATAATAAATGTCAATAATCGTGTAACGAAACTAGATTCATttagaaaataacattttttctacCATATTACTgatattttaattttctatgGTATTTTTGAGACAAAAGAGATAAAAAGTGAACATTATCTATGTTGCACCACGTAATTTTTCGATTGAAGCACTTTCATCATGCATCTCATACCAGCCACCAGATGTCCAGGCTTTGATGAAACAAAACTATAAATTCAACATGCAACAACCCATTCGCCACACAAAATGTTGCACAGCAACTGTCACTTCAAATTCCAATTGTTTCAATCCTGCCACACATTAGCAGCTGATCCAATAAGAACAACCGACACCTGCCGTTCAGGGCCAACACTACCACCCTCACCACCACCATCAAACCGCGGAGGCTATAAAAGAGGGCGCCGTCACCATTACGAAACCATTGTATCGTCATCAGCGTAGTGCCACGGTTGTGCTCTCGTAAAACCGGAACCCAGCGAAGCTAGCAGAAGCAAAAACCAGCAGCTCCTGTTCTATTGTAGTGTTGTAGTTCCAGATATACAGCCAGCAAACCAAATCTCAAGCACACATACACTCGTGTACATCACATACATCCATCTCAGTCGTCGTCACCCTCTCTCCGAGTACGGTACATAGTGCAAAAAGGAAGAAGAAAGTTTTTGTTCCGTTCGTTTCGGTGAAAGAGCAAAAGAGAAAGACCGAGAccgaaattgattttttctgcCTGGAAATTTTTCTTATTGACTGCTGCTGCCACTACGGAAGTTGTACGTCCATCAAGAGTTAATTGATATTCGCAGTTTTGCACGCAGTTTCCTACGGTGACTGTTTGACGTTTTTCTTTGAAGAAGCTGGTGTGTAAACTTGTTtgtttttgtgacatttttggaGTGCGGTAAAAATAACACAGATCGCGATATTTAAGTGACGCCTTGTCGTTGCCGTGGCCGCGAAGAAGGAAAGTTGCCAAATTTGGAAGTGAAGGGAATAGAGCGTGTGCAACGGTGAAACTGCACGCGAGTCGAAGAAAATTTTAGTGTGAAACCAAGTCAAAAGAACAGCCTCAAAATTACGACTTCAATCATGACCAACAAAGTGCTAGCAGCCGTACAAGAtctacaaaaacaaaatggcgaaTCGCAGAATACTGCAGCAGCGGCGTCCGGGTCGGAAACGGCTCGGACGAATCTGATTGTCAACTATCTGCCCCAGACAATGACCGAGGAGGAAATCCGGTCTCTGTTTTCGAGCGTCGGCGAAGTGGAAAGCGTCAAACTCGTCCGGGACAAGAATGTAATCTATCCGGGCCAACCGAAAGGGCAAAGCTTAGGATACGGCTTTGTCAACTTTCATCGATCTCAGGATGCCGAACAAGCCGTGAATGTGTTGAATGGATTACGCTTGCAGAACAAAGTACTGAAGGTGTCTTTCGCTAGGCCAAGCTCGGAAGGAATCAAAGGGGCTAATCTATATATTTCTGGTTTGCCAAAAACTATCACGCAAGAGGAATTGGAGACAATTTTCAGACCGTACGGTGAAATTATCACCAGTCGTGTGTTGGTCCAAGAGGGTAATGACAAACCGAAAGGAGTTGGGTTTATTCGATTCGATCAACGCAAAGAAGCTGAACGTGCCATTGCTGCTCTGAATGGAACTACACCAAAAGGTTTAACAGACCCAATTACGGTCAAGTTCTCGAACACTCCTGGACAGAATACGGCTGCTAAGATTGTGCAGCCTGCTTTGCCGACTTTCCTGAACCCGCAGCTGACTCGCCGATTGGGAGCTATTCATCATCCGATTAACAAGGGATTAGCTCGCTTTTCACCGATGGGAGGAGAAGTGTTGGACATGATGCTGCCGACTGCACCGACTACGGGAATCGGCGCAATCGCACCGTCTGGTGGTTGGAGTATCTTCATCTACAACCTGGCACCGGAAACCGAGGAGAACACTTTGTGGCAACTGTTTGGCCCATTCGGTGCCGTGCAGAACGTGAAAGTCATCAAAGATTCGGCGACAAACCAGTGCAAGGGATACGGCTTCGTCACGATGACCAACTACGAGGAGGCAATGCTGGCGATTCGATCTCTCAACGGATACACCCTTGGCCAGCGGGTGTTACAAGTCAGCTTTAAAACCAACAAAGCAAAGTAATTTTACTCATTTCCAACCGAACAGATTTCTATCTCCTTTCCATAAACACTAACACTCACACATACATCAAAAAATCACACGGGATCGACAACGCGTGTTGAAGCGCCTGAAACGATTCTCAATCCGCTAAAAATACCCGTCTTTTTTCTCGCTACTGTCTCCGCGATTGTGGAATTCCTTGCGAAAAGTCAAATTTCCTCCCCACCACCAAAGCGCATccccaaactccaaaactcTATGTCACATTTTGCTACCCACCAAACCCCATGCTTGCTCCATATTCTCAATATTTCCATTCTGATATGGTGATATTCTGATTTCAGCGCCGAAATGGCCGATCATTAAATCAAGAAAGAAACCCATTGTAATTGAGAAGGGGGCAAACCATATATCAAACGCATCGAGACGTCACCCACCCTTCGAAACTAAAGTAAAAGTCAATCAAACTCCCCCGCATCAAGACGCGAGTACTGTTATAGTGCAATAAATATTCCACACACTCACGCGAAtacacatacatacatacagacAGACAAGCGAAGTACAATCGCACACAAGCCGCGATTTAAAGCAGACACCGAGTTTGAGCGAGAGCCAATAAATTGGTGGTGGAAAAGCGTGCACGCGACTTGAGAGCGAGGGGTGCAATTTTCCTCAAACTAGGGGGTGCGTCGCGATTGAATTTGATATACTCCAGCCCTGTACTTCTCATTTCGTATCGTCCGTCGTCGCATGCGCATGCGGAAGATCGAAGAAGCGCCAGCCGCCAGAAATTCGCAACTCCCCTCTACAACCCTGATATGagatgaatgatgatgatgatgaggcaAAGAATCTTCAAacacagaacagaaacagagaTCCGCTTTGGAAGCGTGACAGACAGAACAAGAGCGAGACGCCCGCGCGAGAAATCAAGTATGTGTGCTTTTACCCATTCTTTTAAATACTTTCATTAAAACCTAAGATAGTCAAGTAATCACACATCCCAGCTCGCTCTTACCATAACTAGGGCTATTATAAGGCTAGGAGCACTAATCAGATGTATGTACGGCTTCTCGGTGTGACTTGGAATTTTTTCTAGCTTTTATACGGCGCGCATACACTTCTTGACAGCATGGGTTGCTGCGCGCCGTTTTTCGTGTATTTGTGCACAATTTGCTTCCATCACATCGGAGTAGGCGATTAATTAGCGACTCACGCGCGACTACTCTTGTTTTCTTCTCTCTATATTTCCAAAGTCTATTTACACACGAAATGCGCGCAGCTGGAAAAGTGATGATGATAATGTGCGATGAGATCAGTACCAGAGTCTGCTAGAGCTGGGAATTCTCTATTGATGTGTAGCGAGAAAAAATAATCAAGCATACGTGTAAATTGAGCACACTTGGCCATCTTCAACACGTCGTTTCGAGATCGAACATTTTTTAAGAGGCTTCCCGAAGCAAGGAAGGAGAAGGCTATACTGTAGACAGTTAACGTAACACTTTTCATTCGTTTCCCGTGTGTATGGCGAGGAGTCGGAAAAGTGTGAGCTTTACAACAAGAACAAATGGCTTACATTAGCTCTAAATAACACGTTGATGACGAAAACGACGATCAATAAGAAAACTATAACGTGGTCGACACGAGAACCACTGGTAGTCAACAAAGCTGAAAACTGAAAGAAACACGAAAATCTAGtcaaaagaaaaagaaacttttacAACAAAACATAGTAGGCAGAATAGGTTCTTTTACGCGTTAGTCTTAAATGTCCCCCTAATAAATATGTAACCAAGCTGAAACATATATTTATTGATGGAGAATGTGTATCGACGACGAGTGGGATGTAAATCAAAGTGGTACTACTGCAATATTGGGAACTTTATTTCATCACACTTAATCGGTGCAGGAAAAGCCGGATCGCGAATGCTAGCCAGAGGCAGCAGCACGCAAGATACACACAAGAAAATAGTAAGATTAAATTAATATTCTagggaaattttatttatttttacaacttATTTATTGACAACTACGGAAGGTGGCTTTGAGACAAAACATAACAAAAGCAAGCAAAACTCTTCAAGCTATCGATAAATGCCAGACGGAAAGCAAATAATGAAGAAACCAACCTGCAAAACTACGAAAGGATCTCATTTTTTAGAGTGTAAAGCAAGTGCAAACAAGTTGGGTTCGAGGAAACGCGTAAACGGAAGCCATTAATTTAGTAAAATTGAACGAGTGAGCCTATAATACATGCAGATGCAGATGAGATAAAACTAATCCTAGAGAGTGAAAAAGAACGCGCAAAACTGAAAGAGACTCAAAACGAACGACTCAAAGCAAACGTACTTAGAGAAAAGAAGAAACTGCTGTGGCACAGTGCCGGAGAACAATTAAAAACCATTTTGATTTTTCGGTTACGGAAACTAGTGGAAGATAAAGTAGAATCACTGATTTGTTTAGGTTGTTGGGGACGTTTCCAGCGCAAACTAGTTGTCATTATTATCAGCGCAACCGTGTTGCCACCGACGCACATTTTTTCTCCACAAAACCGTCGGTTAAGTTTCAACATTCTCTTCTTTGAATCAAAACGATAGACTTTTATAAACACCCGAGACGAGAACTTTCAAAGCCCACCATCGGAACGCTAATTCGTTTTTGTGTGGTCTTTGTTTGAATAGAAAAATTGGTACTAAACTTGTTGTGATGCATTTCTCTTGGCTGAGACCGAGAGCAGGAAGTTTGTGCATCAATTGAGTAGCAGAAgcgtggaacttttttttttggtttcagCCATACAAAGCGATCATTACCCCGAGAAAAAAAGGGAAAACATTAGTCGAAAAGTATTATAAGCCTGATATGGAGGCATATTAACCGTATTGGATACAAGAATATTAAATGGATAACATCTATTGGAATGAGCAACAAAACAAGCATAATAATGTCGCACAGTAATTTTTAAGATGATTGTAAGACAAGTTATTGATATACACAAATTCAGCCCCTGTACCAAAACTCCGCAGAAAAACCAACAAGCATTGTTGCGATGGAAAAACAGAAATACTCCCCATACCATTTCTCACCAGGAATATATTGATATTATATATTAGAGAAAAAGTGAGACATTAAGAGAGAGAGAATAGTGACATAGAAGCAAAGTTTTAACATGACAAACTTTCATCAGTTGTTTATACATTTTATATGGTTTTTCTACTTTATTTTCAACCACCTAGATTCGATTTTATCCTtggttttcaaataattccacTTCATCCGCTTCCCTTTCGGCAAACGGTTCCATGTCCATTCACGCATTTAAAGCAACTATTACAAATCTTATTTGTGATTTCTAGTCCAAGCTGGCGCTGAAGCCGCCAGCGCCTTTCTTTTCCATGGAAACTAAACCGTGCCCGGGAGGGAAAAGGCGAAGAAAATGCAACACCCGAATCTATTCCATTACAACTGTGATACAAGCAAAACAAGAAAAATGTACTTTTAAGCAAAATCAAACAACAAATACACGCAGAAAATTGTGCAAGCAAGAATGTGTGTTGACTTGACACTGTTCCAATCCAAGTGCAAATCGGTCGCCATGGCGACCAAACTCTTCTGATTGGCACTTGGTGCGCAGTGTCGTTGCCGTGTGTTCAGTATTTTTAGTTCTCGCTGAAATTTCCATTCCCCTACCGATTAATCTTCGCCGCCGTGTGTCGAGATGGGATGGCGCGGCAGTGCTGCACATTGCGTGCACATTTCTGGCAAAGGCCACCATCCCGCACAAGATCGCACGCAGGAAGCAGCTCGTATGTGACATTTGACCGAGGTGGCGCTTCTGTCGCTGTGCGATTCGCGCGCGCATTCTTGCTGACAACGTTTTCAGTTTTTAGCAGAGTTCTGTTTTCTTCTTGTTTTATTCTGTCGAATTATGCGTTTTAGTTTCGTTTGTTTTGGTTTCTTTCGTTTGCTCtgttttctttttcatttttttggtttaattactgtaagaaaaataaaaacattaccAAACAGGTTCCGGTACACATTACGATAAATTTGTTCCAATTGGATAGcgaaatgaattaaaaaatgaaatcattatttgcttttgtaatcagtattcaaaaacaaaaaattataaaaacactGTAAGAAATCTGTTTACTTTCTTAACATCTGATTTATGGTTTGCTTTGTTCTTTATACTTTTGAGTTTTAGTGAAAACCATTTACTCACACACACACCCGCACACCCATACCAGAGAGAAAGAGAGAGCATCAACAttcaaacgttttttgtttAGATTCATTCGTACGTTGACAGGTgtaattttctttttctttttattataatttcgATTTTATGATGACACAGACTCAAAACGCGACGGTATCGACAAAAATAAACACACCCAAAATGTCACAAGTCTCTAGTCTGATCTAGGCCAGAGTGTCAAGCGTCGTTTCTGTGAAATTCTAGTTTTGATTATGTGGGTTCATTATTTTTCGGTTTGGTTAATTGTTGTTTTCGTCTTCTTCAGTTTTATAGGTCCCGTATTATTAGTTTTAGTAGTTTTTATTTCGCTCCTGCTTTTGGGCAGGACTTTACTTATAAGTTATGTACAGTTCATTTGGGATTAtcgcacgattttttttatctttttttttcagtaaataatcagtttatttttatgttttattatttcttttaatttctcttttttctttttgtgtgttttttcttttctttatttttaggATTTATGTTAGAAAGAATTGAGAGTGATGTGTGCAATAGGATGTGACTATGTTTTCTTCCTTCCCTTCTTCTCACCTTATCTTATCCACTCTTATTCTTGCTTTTGCTTAGATTTTAATCACAGAAGAAGAAAGCTAAACCCTAGATTATTCTATATAGCAAGTACGGATAGAGGAAACACTATTTATTTGAAACAGATTTTCATACTTATTTAAAGTTAGTATTTTAAGCATAGTTTGATCATAATTTAATGCGTATTCATCGATGATTGTAAAAAGCAAGAAGCTTATTAGTTTCAAACATCTGGCAGTTTCATAAACTAGCGCAGCATACTCTGTTTGTTTGAGTATTCATTTGACAGTGAAGCGTGCAAACACACTTTTGTTCAGTTCCTTAACAATTCAAACGAATGAATAGAAAAGAATCAAACGACAATAAGCGACAGTCCAACAACGTGACGGAATATTTTGAACCAAGAAGTACAAAAGTACACTTTGTTGGATTGTCAAGGTCGTGAATGTGATTTGAAAatgtgttaaaaaataaatcacttcaaCATAAACCTGTATCACCAAAAAACACCACCACGTTCTATCCATAGCAAAGTAGAGTGATTTTAGTTGTACTCAGAATTCAGTTTCTCTCTCACCCACACCATAAGATGTTTGTTTGATTGTATTTTTCTTTAAACCACGGAAGCAATGTTTCAAACATTAGTGCAACATTTTCACTATattataaaacaaaaaacaatgaaaaccacCTTAAAGAGGAAATCGAAACGActctcaaaacaaaacttttcgaaTACTATAATTAAACATGAAACTGCAAAACTGGCAGCCCGGCAGCAGCGACAACAGCAAAAAGAATCACATTATGATGCTTGTGTTGGTATTTACCTCTTATCTCGTTTGCGTTAGTTTcattataaatttttgaataaaacaaaaaaaaaacttgagggAAAACCGAATTCCGCTACAGCAAAAGAAGCAACGGCTTACCGTTAAAACGTCTACTGAAATTACGGCTTTGATTTATCATTATTTATGTATTCGAATTAATCaatgtataattttattttcccgAATATGTTCTTGTGTACATACGAAAATTATAAAAGCAAATCAATTATTACAATagtaaaagaaacaaaaatatgaaatacaa
It contains:
- the LOC5570204 gene encoding protein elav, producing the protein MTNKVLAAVQDLQKQNGESQNTAAAASGSETARTNLIVNYLPQTMTEEEIRSLFSSVGEVESVKLVRDKNVIYPGQPKGQSLGYGFVNFHRSQDAEQAVNVLNGLRLQNKVLKVSFARPSSEGIKGANLYISGLPKTITQEELETIFRPYGEIITSRVLVQEGNDKPKGVGFIRFDQRKEAERAIAALNGTTPKGLTDPITVKFSNTPGQNTAAKIVQPALPTFLNPQLTRRLGAIHHPINKGLARFSPMGGEVLDMMLPTAPTTGIGAIAPSGGWSIFIYNLAPETEENTLWQLFGPFGAVQNVKVIKDSATNQCKGYGFVTMTNYEEAMLAIRSLNGYTLGQRVLQVSFKTNKANAEMADH